Part of the Propioniciclava sp. MC1595 genome is shown below.
CGCCCGAACAGGCTGCCCGGGGGCTCGGGGAGGGTGGGGCCGACCCCGAGGGTGACGTCCACGCGGCCGCCGGGGGTGCCCGACGCGCACCCCGTGGCCCACGCGGCCAGCCCGAGCGCCAGAGCGGTGCGGAAGAGATCGCGGCGGTCCATGGGGGCTCCTTCGAGAGTCCGTCACCGGATCCACGCTCCGGAGGGGCACCGCGTTGCAGTCGCCGCAGGCTGTCGGCGGCCGGAAGGCGGGCTGTGGGCGGTCAGCCGGCGGCGATCAAGCGCTTGAGGGCGTCCACGTCGTTCGGCAGGGCCAGCACGTGGCGGGGCAGGTCCTCCAGGCCCGCGAAGCGCTCGGGGCGCTCCACGTCGTGGCCCAGGGCCTCGACGATCGTGGCCGAGAACTTCACCGGCAGGGCGGTCTCGAGCACGATCACCGGGCCGGTGACCTCGCCGGCGGCGAGCAGGTCGCGGGCGACCTTGACCCCGTCGGCGGTGTGCGGGTCGACCACGTAGCCCGAGCGGGCGGCCTCGGCGCGGATGGTCTCGAGCCGGTCGGCGTGGGTCGAGGAGCCGGCCACGAAGCCGAAGCGCTCGCGCACCTCGACGAACTCGGGCAACCCGGTGAGGATGAACAGCCCGTCGCGGGACAGGTCACGCCCGAACAGCCGCCGGATCGCCCACGCGTCGCGGCCGATCAGGTCGAAGACGAACCGCTCGAAGTTGGAGGCCTTCGAGATGTCCATGGACGGCGACGAGGTCTCGAGGGTCTCGGCCGTCCCGCGCACGCGGTAGACGCCGGTGGCGAAGAACTCCGCGAGCACGTTGTTCTCGTTGGTGGCGAGCACGAGGGTGTCGATCGGGATGCCCATCTCGCGGGCGATGTGGCCGGCACAGATGTTGCCGAAGTTGCCCGAGGGCACGGCGAACGTGACCCGCTCGTCGTCGCGCTCGGTGGCGCGCAGCCAGAGCGCGACGTAGTAGACGACCTGCGCCACGAGCCGGGCCCAGTTGATCGAGTTGACGGCGCCGAGGGAGTGCTCGGCCTTGAAGGCCAGGTCGGCGTTGACCTCCTTGACCAGGTCCTGGCAGTCGTCGAAGACGCCGTCGAGGGCGATGTTGGTGATCGCCGCGTCGTCGATGCTGAACATCTGCGCCTGCTGGAACGGGCTCATCCGGCCCGCGGGGGTCAGCATGAACACCCGTACGCGCTCCTTGCCGAGCATCGCGTACTCGGCGGCCGACCCGGTGTCGCCCGAGGTGGCGCCCAGGATCGTCAGCGTGCGGTCGCGGCGCTCGAGCTCGTACTCGAACAGCTCACCGAGCAGCTGCATCGCCATGTCCTTGAACGCGGCGGTCGGCCCGTTGCTCAGGTGCCCCAGCGAGACGCCGTCACCCAGATCCGTCAGCCCCACGATCGCGGCGTCGGAGAACTTCTCGGCGGTGTACGCACGCTCGCAGATCGCGCGCAGGTCGGCGTCGCCGATGTCGTCGACGTACAGCCCCAGCACGGCCGCGGCGAGCGCCGGGTAGCCCTCGTCGGCGAGCAGGGCACGCCACGAGGCCAGCGTCGGGGCGTCCACCCTCGGGTAGCTCTCGGGCAGGTAGAGGCCGCCGTCGGGGGCCAGGCCCTCGAGCAGGATGTCGCAGAACGGCAGCGGGGCCCGGCCGTCGACGTCGCGGGTGGAGATGTACTTCACGAGGCAGGAGCCTACCGGCGGGTCGCCCCGCCGGCCGGGCCCGATCAGCCGTCGGCCTCGTGCGCCTGCAGGAAGGTGTACACCTCGGTCTCGTCGACGCCGGGGAAGGCGCCCGGCGGCAGCGCGGCCATCATGTGCGTGCGCGCGCGGGCGCTCGGCCACACCTGCCCGCCCCACGCGGCCAGCAGGTCGGTCGGAGGGCGCCGGCAGCAGGCCTCGTCGGGGCACGTCGAGCGCGTGCGGACCCGGGTGTCCCGGCCCCGGAACCACTTGGCGTTGACGAAGTCGGTGCCCAGCGCGATCGAGTAGCGCCCGCCGGCGGTGCGCTCGACCCGCACGCTGTCCCAGTAGGTGCCCGCCGGGGTGTCGGTGAACTGGTGGAACGCCTCGCCCTCGGCGACGCCCCGCTCGAACACCTGCCGGGAGGCCCACTGCCGGCACACCGGCTGGCCCTCGATGGCGCCGGTCGGGTCCATGGGGAAGACGATGCCGTCGTTCTCGTACGCCTTGTACACGGTGCCGGTCTCGTGCACCTTCGCGAAGTGCAGCGGGAACCCGAGGTGGCGGGTGGCCAGGTTGGTGACGCGGTGCGCCGCGGTCTCCCACGACACCTTGAAGGCGTCGGCGATGTCGCCCACGTCGAGGTCGCGCGCGTCGGCGCCGGCGCGCAGCATCGCCACCACCCCCGCCTCGGGCAGGGTGATCGCGCCGGCCAGGTAGTTGGTCTGCACGCGCTGGGCGAGGAACTCGGCGTAGTCGGCCGGCGGCGTGTGCCCAAGCACGTGGTGGCCGAGCGCCTGCAGGAGCACCGAGCGCTGGTCGTGGCCGACCGTGGACGCCTGCCGGGCCAGGTAGATCCGGTGGTTGCGCAGGTCGATCACCGACCGGGTCGAGTGCGGCAGGTCGTCGACGTGCCGGACCTCGAAGCCCAGGTGGCGCGCGAGCGCGTTGACGTCCTTGGTCGTGAACGGCCCGCCGTCGTGCCGCACGGCCCTCAACAGCTCGGACGCCTTGGCCTCCAGTTCGCCGTAGTGGTTGCCCCGGTCGCGCATCTGGCCGCGGAGGACCGTGTTCGCCCGACGCGCCTCCTCGGGCGTGGCGATGTGCTGCTCCGAGAGGCGAAGCACCTCGCGGTGGAGCGCGACCATCGCCTCCAGGACGTCGTTCGGGGTGCGCGGCCCGACGCGGATCGGCGGGAGGCCCCGCGAGGTCGCCAGCGGCGAGCGCATGAACCCGTCGAGCTCGATCTCGAGCTGGGTCCGCTTGGTGGTCGGGCCAGCCAGGAGGGCGTCCAGCGTCACGCCGTACAGCTTGGCCAGCGCCTGCACGGTGGAGAGCTTGGCCTCGCGCTTGCCGTTCTCGATCAGCGACAGCTGGGAGATCGCGACGCCGATGGCCTCCGACACCTGGGCGAGGGTCATCCGGCGGCTCTTGCGCAGGGCGTTCAGCCGCCTCCCGAGGGTGAAGGCATCGTCCATCGGGTCGGGTTCAGGAGCGTTCTGGCGGCGCTGCCAGGGCGACGAAGTCACAATTTCAGTCTAGTGAAAAACGTCAGAAATTGACATGGGAACCCTCTGGCGGCTGTATCTCGACGTCGAGAAGATGAAGTCACGGAGGCAACGCAGCCACCGACACATAAGGAGAAGAGCATGTCGGAGATCACCGCCGAATCCCTGGCCAACGACTGGGCAACCAACCCCCGCTGGAAGAACGTCCGTCGCGACTACTCCGCCGAGGACGTCATGAGCCTGCGTGGCAAGGTGCAGGAGGAGTTCACCCTCGCCAAGCGTGGTTCGGAGATCCTGTGGGACGAGGTCAACAAGGGCGACGGGTACTACATCAACTCGCTCGGCGCGCTGACCGGCAACATGGCCGTGCAGCAGGTCAAGGCCGGCCTCAAGGCCATCTACCTGTCCGGCTGGCAGGTCGCCGGTGACGCCAACCTCTCGGGCCAGACCTACCCCGACCAGAGCCTGTACCCCGCCAACTCGGTGCCGGCCGTCGTCCGCCGCATCAACAACGCGCTCATGCGCGCCGACCAGATCGAGCACCTCGAGGGCATCTCCACCGTCGACAACTGGCTCGTCCCGATCGTGGCCGACGCCGAGGCCGGCTTCGGTGGCCCGCTCAACGCGTACGAGCTCATGAAGGGCATGATCGCCGCCGGTGCGTCCGGCGTGCACTGGGAGGACCAGCTCGCGTCCGAGAAGAAGTGTGGCCACCTGGGCGGCAAGGTGCTCATCCCCACCAAGCAGCACGAGCGCACCCTGAACGCCGCTCGCCTCGCGGCTGACGTGTCCGGCGTCCCGTCGGTCATCATCGCCCGCACCGACGCCGAGGCCGCCACGCTGATCACCTCCGACGTCGACGAGCGCGACGCCAAGTGGATCACCGGTGAGCGCACCTCCGAGGGCTTCTACAAGGTCAAGAACGGCATCGAGCCGTCGATCGACCGCGCGATCGCCTACGCCGACTACGCCGACCTGATCTGGATGGAGACGGGTACTCCCGACCTCGAGTACGCCCGTCAGTTCGCCGAGGCTGTCAAGGCCGAGAAGCCCGACCAGCTGCTCGCCTACAACTGCTCGCCGTCGTTCAACTGGAAGAAGCACCTCGACGACGCGACGATCGCCAAGTTCCAGCGCGAGCTGGGCGCCATGGGCTATGCCTTCCAGTTCATCACGCTGGCCGGCTTCCACGCGCTCAACTACTCGATGTTCGACCTGGCGCACGGCTACGCCCGCGAGGGCATGACCGCCTACGTGAAGCTGCAGGAGGAGGAGTTCGCCTCGGAGTCCCGCGGCTACACCGCCACCAAGCACCAGCGCGAGGTCGGCACCGGCTACTTCGACGCCGTCGCCACGATCGTCAACCCCGAGAGCTCCACCACGGCGCTGGCCGGCTCCACCGAGTCCGAGCAGTTCCACTGACAGGCAGCCCCAACCGGGAAGGGAAAAACACATGACCCAGGGAACCAACCCTGACTTCAACCCGCGGTTCAGCAAGCAGGCGCCCGACACCGCTCCGGGCGAGGAGCTGATCCTCACCCCGGAGGCCGTCGACTTCATCGTCGAGCTGAACGACCTGGCCACCGAGCGCCGCGACGAGCTCCTCGCCGCCCGCAAGGCCCGGCGTGAGGCGATCTCGCAGGGCACCGACCCGACGTTCCTGCCGGAGACGGCCCACATCCGGGCCGACGACAGCTGGAAGGGCGCTCCCCTGGCCCCCGGGCTGGAGGACCGCCGCGTCGAGATCACCGGCCCCACCGAGCGCAAGATGACCATCAACGCGCTCAACTCGGGTGCGCTGACCTGGCTGGCCGACCTCGAGGACGCCAACCAGCCGGCGTGGGACAACATGATCGGCGGGCAGCAGAACCTCTACGACGCGATCCGTGGCACCATCTCGTTCTCCTCCCCGGAGAAGGAGTACGCGGTCACCGCCGAGAGGACGCCGACCATCATCGTCCGCCCCCGTGGGTGGCACTACGACGAGAAGCACCTCTTCGTCGACGGCAAGCCGATGGTCGCCGGTGTCGTGGACTTCGGCCTGTACTTCTTCCACAACGCCCGTGAGCTGCTGGCTCGGGGCCGTGGACCGTACTTCTACCTGCCGAAGACCGAGAGCCACCTCGAGGCCCGCCTCTGGAACGACATCTTCGTCAAGGCCCAGGACCTCCTCGGCCTGCCCCAGGGCACCATCCGCGCGACGGTCCTGATCGAGACGATCACGGCCGCGTTCGAGATGGAGGAGATCATCTACGAGCTCCGCGAGCACAGCTCCGGCCTCAACGCCGGGCGCTGGGACTACCTGTTCAGCATCATCAAGAACTACCGCGACCGTGGCGAGGACTTCGTCCTGCCCGACCGCGCGCAGGTCACGATGGCGGTGCCGTTCATGCGGTCCTACGCCCTGCAGCTCGTCCGCGCCTGCCACCGCCGTGGCGTCAGCGCGATGGGCGGCATGGCGGCGTTCATCCCGAACCGCCGTAAGCCGGAGGTCACGGAGAACGCGCTGGCCAAGGTGCGCGAGGACAAGAACCGCGAGGCCGACGACGGCTTCGACGGCTCGTGGGTGGCGCACCCGGACCTCGTGCCCGTCTGCAAGGAGGTGTTCGACGCCAAGCTCGGGGACAACCCGAACCAGATCGACCGCCTCCGCGAGGACGTCGTCCCCGACGACAAGGCCCTGATCTCCCTGGAGATCCCGGGCTCGACGGTGACCGACGCCGGCGTCCGCACCAACATCGATGTCGGCATCCGCTACATCGAGGCCTGGCTGCGGGGCAACGGTGCCGTGGCGATCCACGACCTCATGGAGGACGCGGCCACCGCCGAGATCTCGCGCTCGCAGATCTGGCAGTGGCGCAACGCCGGGGTCACGACCGTCGAGGGCAACGAGGTCACCACCGAGTGGCTCGGCGAGGTGTTCGACGACGTGTTCAACGGCCTCGAGCGCTTCGAGGGTGACCGGTACGACGACGCCCGCGGCCTCTTCCAGGAGGTCGCCCTGGCCGACGAGTACCCGGACTTCCTCACCCTGCCGGCGTACCAGCGCTACGTGGCCTGACCGCCACGGGGCAACCCAGAACGGCCCCCTCTCCCGCGTGTAGCTCCTTATGCGCGCGGGCGAGGGGGCCCTCTGTGTTCCGGGCCCGGACGCCGCGGACTCAGGCCAGCGGCGCCACCGGTGGCCACGGGTGGGCGGACTCCAGCTGTGCAGCGAGCCGGAGGAGGACGTCGTCGCGCCCGCGGCGGCCGGTCAGCATGACGCCGATGGGCAGGGTCTGGCCGTCGACCTCGGCCCGCACCAGCGGCAGGCTGATCGACGGACGCCCGGTGAGGTTGGCCACCGACGTCCAGGGCGTGTGGTCGATCTGGGCGGCGAAGTCTGCGGCCGGGTCGGCGTCGTTGCGCAGCGCCCCGACGAAGGCTGGCGGCTGGGCGAGCGTGGGGGTCAGGACGACGTCCAGGCCGGCCCAGTTCTGGTCGACCTCGTACTCAAGCAGCTGGATGGCGGCCATCGCCTGCGCGTACTCGGCCCCGCTCACGCGGCGCCCCCGCGATCGCAGCCAGGACGTCATGGGGGTCAGCTCGTCCTCCACCTCGGGCGGCAGCGGGATCGAGGCCGCCCCCGTTGCCCAGACCGCGTCGAAGGCCGCCCAGCGCTCGGCGGGGAAGGCGCGCGGGGCGTCCGAGACCTCGTGGCCGAGGTCGGCCAGCCAGCCGGCCACGGTGGTCGCGGCCGCGACGCAGGCCGGGTGGACCGCGGCGGTGTCGGAGATGACCGGCTGGGTGGTCACGCCGATGCGCAGGCGGCCGGGCTCCCGGTCGAGGGCGGCGAGGAGGCTGCCCCATGGGGCGTCCGGGGCCAGCACGTCGAGGCCGAGCGCCGTGTCGGCGACCGTGCGGCTGACGACGCCGTCACAGACCAGGCCGGGGCCGGGCGTGCGGGTGGGGAGAGTGCTCACGACGCCCCGGGAGGGCTTGAGCCCGACGATGCCGCAGGACGCCGCGGGGATGCGGATGCTGCCGCCCCCGTCGGAGGCGTGCGCGATCGGGACGATGCCGGCGGCCACAGCCGCGGCGGCTCCCCCGGAGGAGCCGCCGGCGCCGCGCCGCGTGTCCCAGGGGCTGACGGCCGGGAGGCGGCCGGCCGGTTCGGTGTAGGCCGGGAAGCCGAACTCGGGGGCGGCGGTGGTGCCGAGCGTGGTGGACCCTGCGTCGACGAGTCGCTGGGCGACGGCGTCGGTGCGGCGGCCGATGTTGCCGACGAGCGCGCGGCTGCCGGCCTCGAAGGGGAGGCCCTCGACCTCGGTGAGCTCCTTGATCGGCACCGGGACGCCGGCCAGCGGCCCGGGGTCCTCGCCGCGCGCCACGGCCGCGTCGACCGAGGCGGCCTGCGCGAACGCCCGCTCGCGGGTGATCGCGGCGAACGCGCCGAGGACGGGGTCGAGGCGTTCGGCTGCGGCGAGCGCGGTGCGGGTCACCTCGACCGCGCTCCACTCCCCCGCCCGGACGCGCCGGGCGACCTCGACTGCGGGGGCGTGCGGATCGATGCTCATGCGCCCAAGCTAGCGCGTCGGGGCGTGTGACGGTTCCCGTGACATTTCCGGGTGGCAGGACCCCAAGGATCCTTGGGGTCCTGCCACCCGGAAATGTCACGGCGGCTCAGTGGGAGCGGGAGACCACCTGGTCGCAGAGGGCCGACAGTGCGTCGCGGGCGGGCCCCTCGGGCAGGCGGGACAGGTAGCCGCGGGCCACCTCGGCCCGGCGCTCGACCTCGGCGCGGGCCTCCTCCAGCACCGGGTGGGCGCGCAGGGCGGCGAGCGCCTCGGCGACCTCGTCCTCGTCGGTGATCGGCCGCGACGTCAGCTCAAGCAGGCGCGCGTCGTCGGCGCCGGCCGACGCACGCAGCATCAGCACGGGCAGCGTCGGGACGCCCTCCCGCAGGTCGGTGCCCGGCGTCTTGCCCGACGTGTCGGACGCGATGTCGATCAGGTCGTCGCTCAGCTGGAAGACGACGCCGATCTCCTCGCCGTAGGCGGCCAGGGCGTCCAGCACCTCCTGCGGGGCGCCGCAGACCATGCCGCCGAACACCGTGGACGCCGCGATCAGCGACCCGGTCTTGTCGGCGACCACCTCGAGGTAGTGCTCGAGCGGGTCGTCCTCGGCGCCGGGGCCGCGGGTCTCGGCGATCTGGCCCTGCACGAGGCGGGCGAACGTCTCGGCCTGCAGCAGCACGTAGTCGGTGCCCAGGGTCGCGACCGTGGAGGACGCGCGGGAGAACAGGAAGTCGCCGACCATGATGGCGACGGTGTTGTCCCACCGGCTGTTGGCCGAGGGGACGCCGCGGCGCATCTCGGCCTCGTCCATGACGTCGTCGTGGTACAGGCTGGCGACGTGGGTGAGTTCCATGACGACCGCCGCACGGTCGATGGCGGACGCCTCGGCGCCCGGGTAGAGCTGGGAGGCCAGGACGACCAGCAGCGGCCGGAACCGCTTCCCCCCGGCCGCCAGCAGGTGCTGGGCGGCGTCGGTGGTGAAGGCGGTCTGGGCGGCCGCGGTGTCCTTGAGGCGGGTCTCAACAGCGTCGAGGCGGTCGCGCACGACCGCCTCGAACGCCGGATCGACGTCGACGTTGAGCGAGGTCACCGCAGGAAGCCGCCTGCGAAGGTGGCGAGCTGCATGACCTGGTCGGGCACGAGGCCCAGCCAGACGGTGGCGACCGCGCCGATGACCACGGGGATCCACGTCCACGCGCTCGCGTTGCCGACGTAGACGCCCTTGGCCGCCGTGCCGCCGAACATGACCACGATCACGCGGAGGTAGAAGTACACCGCGACGAGGCTGGCCAGGACGGCCACGACCACGAGCCACCAGTAGCCGCCGCGCCATGCCGCCGTGAACACGGCCCACTTGCCGATGAAGCCACCGGTGAGCGGGATGCCCGCGAAGCTCAGCATGAACAGCGAGAACAGGCCGGCCACCCACGGGTTCTTGGCCGCCAGGCCGGACCACCCGGCGATGGTGTTCTCCTCACCGGCCGCGTTGCGGACCATCGTCACGATGGCGAAGGCGCCGACCGTGGCGAAACCGTAGGCCGCGAGGTAGAACATGATCGCGGAGGCCGAGGTGCCCTGGCCCGCCGGGACGACCTGCGTCGCGCCGACGATCGCCACGAGGATGAAGCCCGCGTGGGCGATGGAGCTGTAGGCCAGCAGGCGCTTGATGTCGGTCTGGGTGAGGGCGCCGATGATGCCCACGACCATGGTGAGGACCGCGAGCACCGCGAACAGCGGCTGCCAGGTCCAGCGCTCGCCGTCGAGGGCGACGTAGAACACGCGCATGGTGGCGCCGACGGCGGCGAGCTTCGTGGCGATGGCCATGAAGCCGGTGACCGGGGTCGGGGCACCCATGTAGACGTCGGGCGTCCAGCTGTGGAACGGCACGACGCCGACCTTGAACAGCAGGCCGATGGCGAGGAACGCCAGGCCGACCAGCACCAGGCCGTTGCTCCCCGCGTTGGCCGCGATGGCCTCGTGGATGCCGCGCAGGTCGAGCGAGCCGCTGAACACGTACAGCATCGCGATGCCGAAGAGGAAGAAGCCCGAGCTGAAGGCACCCAGCAGGAAGTACTTCAGCGCGGCCTCCTGGCTCAGCAGGCGGCGACGACGCGCCATGCCGGAGAGCAGGTAGAGCGGCAGCGAGAAGACCTCGAGGGCCACGAACATGACGATCAGGTCGGCCGAGGCCAGGAAGACCATCATGCCGCCGAGGGCGAACAGGCCCAGCGGGAAGACCTCGGTGTGCTCGTAGCGGGCGGCCGTGGCGTCCGACTCCTCGAGGGAGCCGGGCACCGACGCGGCGGAGGCCGCGAACGCGGTCACACCGCCGTTGAGCTGGCGCTCGGAGAACACCATGAACGCCAGGGTGCCGAAGACCAGCAGCGCGCCCCACATGAAGTAGGTCGGGCCGTCGAGCATGAGCGAACCCATCGCCATGCTGCCGCCGTACTGGCCGCGCCAGTTGATGACCAGGAAGGCGATCGACACCACGACGGTGGCGAACACCAGGGTCATCTGGGCGAGGAAACGGTACGCCCGGGGCAGGACGGCCTCGAGCAGGATACCGACGCACGCCGCCGCGAAGACGAGCAGGACCGGGGCCAGCGCGCGCCACTCAAGCGTGGGCGCCGCCATCTCCAGGACCGGCATGAGGAACGTCGACATCACTTGGCTCCCTTCACGACCGGGGCCGGGTCGGTGGTACCGACGTAGGCCAGGGTCGCCTTGGCGGTGGGCTCAACGAGCTGCACGGCGGGCTGCGGGACGAACCCGAGGAACAGCAGGATTCCGATGATCGGGACCATGACCGCCTTCTCGACGCCGGTCAGGTCGCGACCGGTGAACTGGGCGGCGGTGGCCTCGCTGATCGGGCCGGTCATCGTGCGCTGGTACATGCGGAGCACGTACACGGCGGCGAGCACGACACCGATGATCGAGACCGCGGTCACGATCGGGTAGCGGCTCCACGTGCCGGCGATCACCATGAACTCGCTCACGAACGGCCCGAGGCCCGGCAGCGACAGGACCGACAGGCCCGAGACCAGCAGGACGCCCGCGGTGACCGGGGCCACCTTCTGGACGCCGCCGTACGCGGCGATGTCGTAGCTGCCGGTGCGCTTGGCCATGAAGCCCACGACGAGGAACATGGCGGCGGTCGAGAAGCCGTGGTTGAGCATGTAGAGGATCGAGCCGCTCATCGAGGCGGTGGTGAAGGCGTAGATGCCCAGCACCATGAACCCGAAGTGGCTGACCGAGGTGTAGGACACCAGGCGCAGCAGGTTGCGGCTGCCGATGGCACCCAGGGCACCCCAGATGATCGAGACGACCGCGAACCACACCATGAACGGGGTGATCCACAGGGACGCCTCGGGGAACAGGCCCAGGCAGAACTTGATCATCCCGAAGGTGCCGATCTTGTCGAGCACGCCGACCAGCAGGGTCGAGGTGCCCGGGGTCGCGTTCTCGGCGGCGTCCGGCAGCCACGTGTGCAGCGGGACCATGGGCGCCTTGATGATGAACGCGATCAGGAAGCCCAGCATGAGCCAGCGGCCGAGGTCACCGTCGAAGCGGATCGCGGCCAGGTCGGGCACGAGGTAGGAGGGCACGCCCTGGGCGGCGCCCACGACGTACACACCGACGACCGACGCCAGCATGATGAGACCACCGGCGAGGCTGAACAGCAGGAACTTGACCGCCGCGTAGCTGCGCCGCACGCCGCCGAAGCCGACGATCAGGAAGTACGTCGGGATCAGCGTCGCCTCGAAGAAGAGGTAGAACAGCAGGACGTCGTTGGCCATGAAGACGAACAGCGAGAGGCCCTCGAGGATCAGCACCAGCGCGAAGAACGCCTGCGCGCTCCAGCGGTTGGCCGGGGGCTCCCACTCCGCGATCAGGACCAGCGGGGTCAGGATCGCCGTCATCAGCACCATCGCGATGCCCATGCCGTCGACGTCGAGGGCCCACCAGGCGCCGAACGCGCGGATCCAGGGCACCTGGACCGCGAGGTCGGTGCCGCCGGCGTGGAGCACCGCGACGGTGATCGCCACGGCCAGCGTGATGCCGGTGAAGACCAGGCCGAGCGCCCGCGCCGCACCCTTGCCCATCGGCAGGAGCAGCAGCACACCGCCGATCAGCGGCAGCAGGCCGAGGAAGGTCAACCAGGGGAATGTCATGTCAACTCCTCCCTCAACCCAGCTGGGTGAGGATCAGAACGGCACCCACGACCAGTGCTCCCAGCACCATGGTGAGGGCGTAGCTGCGGGCGTACCCGGTCTGCAGGCGGCGCATCTGCGTGGACAGGCCACCGAAGGCCTGCGCACCGCCGTCGACCATCCGGTCGATGCCCTTGGCGTCCGTGGTGTCGACGGCCGTGGCCATCGCGGTCGCCGGGGTCACGAACAGGAAGTCGTTGACCTGGTCGCCGAACAGGACGTTGCGTCCGGCCAGCGTGATCGGGTTGTTGGTCGCCGGGGCGGTCACCGGGATGGAGCCGCGGCCGAAGACCAGCCAGGCGGCCACCACGCCGAGGGCCACGACGGCCATCGTCATCCAACCGACCGGGGTCGGGACGAGGCTGAGCTCGTGCGGGTGGTTGCCCACCGCGGGGGCCAGCCACTCCTGGATCCAGAAGTTCATCACGATGCCGGACACGATCGACAGGGCGGCGAGGATGATCAGCGGGATCGTCATCACCTTCGGCGACTCGTGCGGG
Proteins encoded:
- a CDS encoding NADH-quinone oxidoreductase subunit M, which encodes MTFPWLTFLGLLPLIGGVLLLLPMGKGAARALGLVFTGITLAVAITVAVLHAGGTDLAVQVPWIRAFGAWWALDVDGMGIAMVLMTAILTPLVLIAEWEPPANRWSAQAFFALVLILEGLSLFVFMANDVLLFYLFFEATLIPTYFLIVGFGGVRRSYAAVKFLLFSLAGGLIMLASVVGVYVVGAAQGVPSYLVPDLAAIRFDGDLGRWLMLGFLIAFIIKAPMVPLHTWLPDAAENATPGTSTLLVGVLDKIGTFGMIKFCLGLFPEASLWITPFMVWFAVVSIIWGALGAIGSRNLLRLVSYTSVSHFGFMVLGIYAFTTASMSGSILYMLNHGFSTAAMFLVVGFMAKRTGSYDIAAYGGVQKVAPVTAGVLLVSGLSVLSLPGLGPFVSEFMVIAGTWSRYPIVTAVSIIGVVLAAVYVLRMYQRTMTGPISEATAAQFTGRDLTGVEKAVMVPIIGILLFLGFVPQPAVQLVEPTAKATLAYVGTTDPAPVVKGAK
- the nuoN gene encoding NADH-quinone oxidoreductase subunit NuoN, which produces MSTFLMPVLEMAAPTLEWRALAPVLLVFAAACVGILLEAVLPRAYRFLAQMTLVFATVVVSIAFLVINWRGQYGGSMAMGSLMLDGPTYFMWGALLVFGTLAFMVFSERQLNGGVTAFAASAASVPGSLEESDATAARYEHTEVFPLGLFALGGMMVFLASADLIVMFVALEVFSLPLYLLSGMARRRRLLSQEAALKYFLLGAFSSGFFLFGIAMLYVFSGSLDLRGIHEAIAANAGSNGLVLVGLAFLAIGLLFKVGVVPFHSWTPDVYMGAPTPVTGFMAIATKLAAVGATMRVFYVALDGERWTWQPLFAVLAVLTMVVGIIGALTQTDIKRLLAYSSIAHAGFILVAIVGATQVVPAGQGTSASAIMFYLAAYGFATVGAFAIVTMVRNAAGEENTIAGWSGLAAKNPWVAGLFSLFMLSFAGIPLTGGFIGKWAVFTAAWRGGYWWLVVVAVLASLVAVYFYLRVIVVMFGGTAAKGVYVGNASAWTWIPVVIGAVATVWLGLVPDQVMQLATFAGGFLR